One window from the genome of Tachysurus vachellii isolate PV-2020 chromosome 5, HZAU_Pvac_v1, whole genome shotgun sequence encodes:
- the phactr4b gene encoding phosphatase and actin regulator 4B isoform X1 has product MGQSFSLEIAGSQDTNTHTDDESSHQHNSTGSEGGDSTPPPKRKGKLSTLGKIFKPWKWRKKKSSEKFKETSEVLERKMSMRRPREELIEQGVLKELPDNEADEAHGSKPPYVKNGHTLPVGGTIGSGSRGIESVRPTSDLQFRVNPERRGRDPSDAERRAISSQDECWRGGRVAVDEWKPSVGWQGEEIKHGGRIHTDTERKPGLIKAPSEDGRRTRPEVDWKPSLPRHSSAEEGRGRRESDSSHYIPDPETLRDTLREPLPPKQTIMTPKWLMSSTAECGTDVLPHTPVHSPATSFSTSGSSSSPSSSVPGATAKTLRMAPSAVASVPLASSFTQSSTQGLMPAQHARQPPLPPPKPVNRTTNAAMLASTLQGGDPFPLYWSCWKREADYDVYLSLPVYLCRRAGGGRTAELTQVVGSANPAQAKPSPPMPPKRTTPVTKRHTENSTLSISSLPSMLSPEDRANIPGGFPLPPPPPSPPLPTHIPPSPPRGHPHQLFHQHSYPHPLPDPLPVHFDPPSPQEELPTRQAPVPLHIMIQRALISPGAALPHLDASHRAHSLLFETPPEYQGSRPLPVTIQPLKMAEDDYSDEEEEEEEDDEEEEEEEEDEDEPPPEHLPPPQIQPELEPRSRRCLVGDVNIRIMPEGSDSSEEEEREEDQQADESDSDGPVLYKEEESDEEDDSPPSSLASRVKRKDTLALKLSSRPSAPDRQAPERQTRMEYTGLSWQSKEQWEAIRTQIGTALTRRLSQRPTAEELEQRNILQPKNEADRQAEVREIKRRLTRKLSQRPTVAELQARKILRFHEYVEVTHAQDYDRRAEKPWTKLTPADKAAIRKELNEFKSSEMEVHEESRIYTRFHRP; this is encoded by the exons ATGGGACAGAGCTTCTCTCTGGAGATTGCAGGATCACaggacactaacacacacactg ATGATGAAAGCAGCCACCAGCACAATAGCACAGGGAGTGAAGGGGGCGATAGCACTCCTCCCCCCAAGCGCAAGGGCAAGTTGTCTACACTGGGCAAGATCTTCAAACCTTGGAAatggagaaagaagaaaagcagcGAGAAGTTTAAGGAAACTTCAGAAG TTTTGGAAAGAAAGATGTCGATGAGAAGACCACGGGAGGAGCTGATCGAGCAGGGAGTCCTAAAGGAGCTTCCTGATAATG AGGCAGATGAGGCACATGGGTCCAAGCCACCATATGTGAAGAATGGCCACACGCTACCTGTAGGGGGCACCATTGGAAGTGGAAGTCGGGGAATTGAGTCAGTTCGGCCTACATCTGACTTGCAATTCAGAGTCAATCCGGAGCGCAGGGGTCGTGACCCCTCTGATGCTGAGCGACGTGCAATATCTAGCCAGGATGAATGCTGGAGAGGAGGCCGGGTTGCAGTAGATGAGTGGAAGCCAAGTGTGGGCTGGCAGGGAGAGGAAATAAAGCATGGAGGCagaatccacacagacacagagagaaagccCGGTCTGATCAAAGCCCCTTCAGAGGATGGCAGAAGAACTCGCCCTGAGGTCGATTGGAAGCCCAGCCTTCCCCGACACTCATCCGCTGAGGAGGGCAGAGGAAGGAGAG AATCGGACAGCAGTCACTATATTCCTGACCCTGAGACTCTGAGGGATACTCTGCGAGAGCCTCTGCCCCCTAAGCAGACCATTATGACCCCCAAATGGCTGATGAGCTCCACCGCAGAATGTGGCACTGATGTCTTGCCACACACACCCGTCCACAGCCCTGCAACCTCATTCTCTACCTCCGGCTCCTCCAGCTCTCCGTCGTCCTCTGTTCCCGGCGCAACCGCAAAGACCCTGCGGATGGCCCCGTCTGCTGTGGCCAGCGTGCCCCTGGCATCCTCTTTCACCCAGTCCTCCACCCAAGGGTTAATGCCAGCACAGCATGCTAGGCAGCCCCCACTCCCTCCACCCAAACCAGTCAACCGCACCACCAACGCTGCTATGCTGG CTTCCACCCTTCAAGGGGGTGATCCCTTTCCCCTCTACTGGTCCTGCTGGAAGCGTGAGGCTGACTATGATGTCTACCTGTCACTGCCCGTGTACTTATGCCGGCGGGCAGGAGGTGGGCGCACAG CTGAACTCACACAGGTTGTAGGAAGTGCCAACCCAGCTCAAGCTAAGCCATCGCCACCTATGCCCCCCAAGAGAACCACGCCGGTCACAAAGCGCCACACTGAGAACTCCACCCTTTCCATCTCCTCTCTGCCCTCAATGCTCTCTCCTGAGGACAGGGCAAATATCCCAGGAGGGTTCCCGCTGCCCCCGCCGCCACCGTCCCCACCTCTCCCCACGCACATCCCACCCTCGCCTCCTCGAGGACACCCTCACCAGCTCTTCCACCAACACTCCTACCCTCATCCTCTCCCCGACCCACTACCTGTCCATTTTGACCCTCCGAGCCCGCAGGAAGAGCTGCCTACACGTCAAGCCCCGGTACCCCTGCACATCATGATCCAGCGTGCACTGATCAGCCCCGGAGCTGCCCTGCCTCACCTGGATGCCTCCCACCGTGCCCACTCTCTGCTGTTTGAAACCCCTCCAGAGTACCAAGGATCTCGCCCGCTGCCGGTCACCATCCAGcctttaaaaat gGCTGAAGATGACTACtctgatgaagaggaagaagaggaggaagatgatgaagaagaggaagaggaggaggaggatgaagatgagccacctcctgaacacctccctcccCCTCAAATTCAGCCAGAGCTGGAGCCTCGCAGCCGCCGGTGCCTAGTGGGTGATGTGAACATCCGAATTATGCCAGAGGGATCAGACagcagtgaggaagaggagagagaggaagatcaGCAGGCTGATGAGAGCGACTCAGATGGCCCTGTGCTTTACAAAGAGGAGGAATCGGATGAAGAGGACGACAGTCCACCGA GTAGTCTGGCCAGCAGGGTGAAGAGGAAGGACACTTTGGCTCTGAAGCTGAGCAGTCGGCCTTCAGCCCCAGACAGACAGGCTCCTGAGAGGCAGACCAGAATGGAGTACACAGGTCTGTCGTGGCAGAGCAAAGAGCAGTGGGAGGCCATCCGCACACAGATTGGCACAGCACTCACACG ACGACTGAGCCAGAGGCCCACCGCTGAGGAGCTGGAACAGAGAAACATTCTCCAGC CCAAAAATGAAGCTGATCGGCAGGCAGAAGTTCGGGAGATCAAACGCAGGCTCACCAGAAAG
- the phactr4b gene encoding phosphatase and actin regulator 4B isoform X3, producing the protein MENLDDESSHQHNSTGSEGGDSTPPPKRKGKLSTLGKIFKPWKWRKKKSSEKFKETSEVLERKMSMRRPREELIEQGVLKELPDNEADEAHGSKPPYVKNGHTLPVGGTIGSGSRGIESVRPTSDLQFRVNPERRGRDPSDAERRAISSQDECWRGGRVAVDEWKPSVGWQGEEIKHGGRIHTDTERKPGLIKAPSEDGRRTRPEVDWKPSLPRHSSAEEGRGRRESDSSHYIPDPETLRDTLREPLPPKQTIMTPKWLMSSTAECGTDVLPHTPVHSPATSFSTSGSSSSPSSSVPGATAKTLRMAPSAVASVPLASSFTQSSTQGLMPAQHARQPPLPPPKPVNRTTNAAMLASTLQGGDPFPLYWSCWKREADYDVYLSLPVYLCRRAGGGRTAELTQVVGSANPAQAKPSPPMPPKRTTPVTKRHTENSTLSISSLPSMLSPEDRANIPGGFPLPPPPPSPPLPTHIPPSPPRGHPHQLFHQHSYPHPLPDPLPVHFDPPSPQEELPTRQAPVPLHIMIQRALISPGAALPHLDASHRAHSLLFETPPEYQGSRPLPVTIQPLKMAEDDYSDEEEEEEEDDEEEEEEEEDEDEPPPEHLPPPQIQPELEPRSRRCLVGDVNIRIMPEGSDSSEEEEREEDQQADESDSDGPVLYKEEESDEEDDSPPSSLASRVKRKDTLALKLSSRPSAPDRQAPERQTRMEYTGLSWQSKEQWEAIRTQIGTALTRRLSQRPTAEELEQRNILQPKNEADRQAEVREIKRRLTRKLSQRPTVAELQARKILRFHEYVEVTHAQDYDRRAEKPWTKLTPADKAAIRKELNEFKSSEMEVHEESRIYTRFHRP; encoded by the exons ATGGAAAATCTTG ATGATGAAAGCAGCCACCAGCACAATAGCACAGGGAGTGAAGGGGGCGATAGCACTCCTCCCCCCAAGCGCAAGGGCAAGTTGTCTACACTGGGCAAGATCTTCAAACCTTGGAAatggagaaagaagaaaagcagcGAGAAGTTTAAGGAAACTTCAGAAG TTTTGGAAAGAAAGATGTCGATGAGAAGACCACGGGAGGAGCTGATCGAGCAGGGAGTCCTAAAGGAGCTTCCTGATAATG AGGCAGATGAGGCACATGGGTCCAAGCCACCATATGTGAAGAATGGCCACACGCTACCTGTAGGGGGCACCATTGGAAGTGGAAGTCGGGGAATTGAGTCAGTTCGGCCTACATCTGACTTGCAATTCAGAGTCAATCCGGAGCGCAGGGGTCGTGACCCCTCTGATGCTGAGCGACGTGCAATATCTAGCCAGGATGAATGCTGGAGAGGAGGCCGGGTTGCAGTAGATGAGTGGAAGCCAAGTGTGGGCTGGCAGGGAGAGGAAATAAAGCATGGAGGCagaatccacacagacacagagagaaagccCGGTCTGATCAAAGCCCCTTCAGAGGATGGCAGAAGAACTCGCCCTGAGGTCGATTGGAAGCCCAGCCTTCCCCGACACTCATCCGCTGAGGAGGGCAGAGGAAGGAGAG AATCGGACAGCAGTCACTATATTCCTGACCCTGAGACTCTGAGGGATACTCTGCGAGAGCCTCTGCCCCCTAAGCAGACCATTATGACCCCCAAATGGCTGATGAGCTCCACCGCAGAATGTGGCACTGATGTCTTGCCACACACACCCGTCCACAGCCCTGCAACCTCATTCTCTACCTCCGGCTCCTCCAGCTCTCCGTCGTCCTCTGTTCCCGGCGCAACCGCAAAGACCCTGCGGATGGCCCCGTCTGCTGTGGCCAGCGTGCCCCTGGCATCCTCTTTCACCCAGTCCTCCACCCAAGGGTTAATGCCAGCACAGCATGCTAGGCAGCCCCCACTCCCTCCACCCAAACCAGTCAACCGCACCACCAACGCTGCTATGCTGG CTTCCACCCTTCAAGGGGGTGATCCCTTTCCCCTCTACTGGTCCTGCTGGAAGCGTGAGGCTGACTATGATGTCTACCTGTCACTGCCCGTGTACTTATGCCGGCGGGCAGGAGGTGGGCGCACAG CTGAACTCACACAGGTTGTAGGAAGTGCCAACCCAGCTCAAGCTAAGCCATCGCCACCTATGCCCCCCAAGAGAACCACGCCGGTCACAAAGCGCCACACTGAGAACTCCACCCTTTCCATCTCCTCTCTGCCCTCAATGCTCTCTCCTGAGGACAGGGCAAATATCCCAGGAGGGTTCCCGCTGCCCCCGCCGCCACCGTCCCCACCTCTCCCCACGCACATCCCACCCTCGCCTCCTCGAGGACACCCTCACCAGCTCTTCCACCAACACTCCTACCCTCATCCTCTCCCCGACCCACTACCTGTCCATTTTGACCCTCCGAGCCCGCAGGAAGAGCTGCCTACACGTCAAGCCCCGGTACCCCTGCACATCATGATCCAGCGTGCACTGATCAGCCCCGGAGCTGCCCTGCCTCACCTGGATGCCTCCCACCGTGCCCACTCTCTGCTGTTTGAAACCCCTCCAGAGTACCAAGGATCTCGCCCGCTGCCGGTCACCATCCAGcctttaaaaat gGCTGAAGATGACTACtctgatgaagaggaagaagaggaggaagatgatgaagaagaggaagaggaggaggaggatgaagatgagccacctcctgaacacctccctcccCCTCAAATTCAGCCAGAGCTGGAGCCTCGCAGCCGCCGGTGCCTAGTGGGTGATGTGAACATCCGAATTATGCCAGAGGGATCAGACagcagtgaggaagaggagagagaggaagatcaGCAGGCTGATGAGAGCGACTCAGATGGCCCTGTGCTTTACAAAGAGGAGGAATCGGATGAAGAGGACGACAGTCCACCGA GTAGTCTGGCCAGCAGGGTGAAGAGGAAGGACACTTTGGCTCTGAAGCTGAGCAGTCGGCCTTCAGCCCCAGACAGACAGGCTCCTGAGAGGCAGACCAGAATGGAGTACACAGGTCTGTCGTGGCAGAGCAAAGAGCAGTGGGAGGCCATCCGCACACAGATTGGCACAGCACTCACACG ACGACTGAGCCAGAGGCCCACCGCTGAGGAGCTGGAACAGAGAAACATTCTCCAGC CCAAAAATGAAGCTGATCGGCAGGCAGAAGTTCGGGAGATCAAACGCAGGCTCACCAGAAAG
- the phactr4b gene encoding phosphatase and actin regulator 4B isoform X4 gives MADDESSHQHNSTGSEGGDSTPPPKRKGKLSTLGKIFKPWKWRKKKSSEKFKETSEVLERKMSMRRPREELIEQGVLKELPDNEADEAHGSKPPYVKNGHTLPVGGTIGSGSRGIESVRPTSDLQFRVNPERRGRDPSDAERRAISSQDECWRGGRVAVDEWKPSVGWQGEEIKHGGRIHTDTERKPGLIKAPSEDGRRTRPEVDWKPSLPRHSSAEEGRGRRESDSSHYIPDPETLRDTLREPLPPKQTIMTPKWLMSSTAECGTDVLPHTPVHSPATSFSTSGSSSSPSSSVPGATAKTLRMAPSAVASVPLASSFTQSSTQGLMPAQHARQPPLPPPKPVNRTTNAAMLASTLQGGDPFPLYWSCWKREADYDVYLSLPVYLCRRAGGGRTAELTQVVGSANPAQAKPSPPMPPKRTTPVTKRHTENSTLSISSLPSMLSPEDRANIPGGFPLPPPPPSPPLPTHIPPSPPRGHPHQLFHQHSYPHPLPDPLPVHFDPPSPQEELPTRQAPVPLHIMIQRALISPGAALPHLDASHRAHSLLFETPPEYQGSRPLPVTIQPLKMAEDDYSDEEEEEEEDDEEEEEEEEDEDEPPPEHLPPPQIQPELEPRSRRCLVGDVNIRIMPEGSDSSEEEEREEDQQADESDSDGPVLYKEEESDEEDDSPPSSLASRVKRKDTLALKLSSRPSAPDRQAPERQTRMEYTGLSWQSKEQWEAIRTQIGTALTRRLSQRPTAEELEQRNILQPKNEADRQAEVREIKRRLTRKLSQRPTVAELQARKILRFHEYVEVTHAQDYDRRAEKPWTKLTPADKAAIRKELNEFKSSEMEVHEESRIYTRFHRP, from the exons ATGGCTG ATGATGAAAGCAGCCACCAGCACAATAGCACAGGGAGTGAAGGGGGCGATAGCACTCCTCCCCCCAAGCGCAAGGGCAAGTTGTCTACACTGGGCAAGATCTTCAAACCTTGGAAatggagaaagaagaaaagcagcGAGAAGTTTAAGGAAACTTCAGAAG TTTTGGAAAGAAAGATGTCGATGAGAAGACCACGGGAGGAGCTGATCGAGCAGGGAGTCCTAAAGGAGCTTCCTGATAATG AGGCAGATGAGGCACATGGGTCCAAGCCACCATATGTGAAGAATGGCCACACGCTACCTGTAGGGGGCACCATTGGAAGTGGAAGTCGGGGAATTGAGTCAGTTCGGCCTACATCTGACTTGCAATTCAGAGTCAATCCGGAGCGCAGGGGTCGTGACCCCTCTGATGCTGAGCGACGTGCAATATCTAGCCAGGATGAATGCTGGAGAGGAGGCCGGGTTGCAGTAGATGAGTGGAAGCCAAGTGTGGGCTGGCAGGGAGAGGAAATAAAGCATGGAGGCagaatccacacagacacagagagaaagccCGGTCTGATCAAAGCCCCTTCAGAGGATGGCAGAAGAACTCGCCCTGAGGTCGATTGGAAGCCCAGCCTTCCCCGACACTCATCCGCTGAGGAGGGCAGAGGAAGGAGAG AATCGGACAGCAGTCACTATATTCCTGACCCTGAGACTCTGAGGGATACTCTGCGAGAGCCTCTGCCCCCTAAGCAGACCATTATGACCCCCAAATGGCTGATGAGCTCCACCGCAGAATGTGGCACTGATGTCTTGCCACACACACCCGTCCACAGCCCTGCAACCTCATTCTCTACCTCCGGCTCCTCCAGCTCTCCGTCGTCCTCTGTTCCCGGCGCAACCGCAAAGACCCTGCGGATGGCCCCGTCTGCTGTGGCCAGCGTGCCCCTGGCATCCTCTTTCACCCAGTCCTCCACCCAAGGGTTAATGCCAGCACAGCATGCTAGGCAGCCCCCACTCCCTCCACCCAAACCAGTCAACCGCACCACCAACGCTGCTATGCTGG CTTCCACCCTTCAAGGGGGTGATCCCTTTCCCCTCTACTGGTCCTGCTGGAAGCGTGAGGCTGACTATGATGTCTACCTGTCACTGCCCGTGTACTTATGCCGGCGGGCAGGAGGTGGGCGCACAG CTGAACTCACACAGGTTGTAGGAAGTGCCAACCCAGCTCAAGCTAAGCCATCGCCACCTATGCCCCCCAAGAGAACCACGCCGGTCACAAAGCGCCACACTGAGAACTCCACCCTTTCCATCTCCTCTCTGCCCTCAATGCTCTCTCCTGAGGACAGGGCAAATATCCCAGGAGGGTTCCCGCTGCCCCCGCCGCCACCGTCCCCACCTCTCCCCACGCACATCCCACCCTCGCCTCCTCGAGGACACCCTCACCAGCTCTTCCACCAACACTCCTACCCTCATCCTCTCCCCGACCCACTACCTGTCCATTTTGACCCTCCGAGCCCGCAGGAAGAGCTGCCTACACGTCAAGCCCCGGTACCCCTGCACATCATGATCCAGCGTGCACTGATCAGCCCCGGAGCTGCCCTGCCTCACCTGGATGCCTCCCACCGTGCCCACTCTCTGCTGTTTGAAACCCCTCCAGAGTACCAAGGATCTCGCCCGCTGCCGGTCACCATCCAGcctttaaaaat gGCTGAAGATGACTACtctgatgaagaggaagaagaggaggaagatgatgaagaagaggaagaggaggaggaggatgaagatgagccacctcctgaacacctccctcccCCTCAAATTCAGCCAGAGCTGGAGCCTCGCAGCCGCCGGTGCCTAGTGGGTGATGTGAACATCCGAATTATGCCAGAGGGATCAGACagcagtgaggaagaggagagagaggaagatcaGCAGGCTGATGAGAGCGACTCAGATGGCCCTGTGCTTTACAAAGAGGAGGAATCGGATGAAGAGGACGACAGTCCACCGA GTAGTCTGGCCAGCAGGGTGAAGAGGAAGGACACTTTGGCTCTGAAGCTGAGCAGTCGGCCTTCAGCCCCAGACAGACAGGCTCCTGAGAGGCAGACCAGAATGGAGTACACAGGTCTGTCGTGGCAGAGCAAAGAGCAGTGGGAGGCCATCCGCACACAGATTGGCACAGCACTCACACG ACGACTGAGCCAGAGGCCCACCGCTGAGGAGCTGGAACAGAGAAACATTCTCCAGC CCAAAAATGAAGCTGATCGGCAGGCAGAAGTTCGGGAGATCAAACGCAGGCTCACCAGAAAG
- the phactr4b gene encoding phosphatase and actin regulator 4B isoform X2 → MACCFHTLRHDSWIPDDESSHQHNSTGSEGGDSTPPPKRKGKLSTLGKIFKPWKWRKKKSSEKFKETSEVLERKMSMRRPREELIEQGVLKELPDNEADEAHGSKPPYVKNGHTLPVGGTIGSGSRGIESVRPTSDLQFRVNPERRGRDPSDAERRAISSQDECWRGGRVAVDEWKPSVGWQGEEIKHGGRIHTDTERKPGLIKAPSEDGRRTRPEVDWKPSLPRHSSAEEGRGRRESDSSHYIPDPETLRDTLREPLPPKQTIMTPKWLMSSTAECGTDVLPHTPVHSPATSFSTSGSSSSPSSSVPGATAKTLRMAPSAVASVPLASSFTQSSTQGLMPAQHARQPPLPPPKPVNRTTNAAMLASTLQGGDPFPLYWSCWKREADYDVYLSLPVYLCRRAGGGRTAELTQVVGSANPAQAKPSPPMPPKRTTPVTKRHTENSTLSISSLPSMLSPEDRANIPGGFPLPPPPPSPPLPTHIPPSPPRGHPHQLFHQHSYPHPLPDPLPVHFDPPSPQEELPTRQAPVPLHIMIQRALISPGAALPHLDASHRAHSLLFETPPEYQGSRPLPVTIQPLKMAEDDYSDEEEEEEEDDEEEEEEEEDEDEPPPEHLPPPQIQPELEPRSRRCLVGDVNIRIMPEGSDSSEEEEREEDQQADESDSDGPVLYKEEESDEEDDSPPSSLASRVKRKDTLALKLSSRPSAPDRQAPERQTRMEYTGLSWQSKEQWEAIRTQIGTALTRRLSQRPTAEELEQRNILQPKNEADRQAEVREIKRRLTRKLSQRPTVAELQARKILRFHEYVEVTHAQDYDRRAEKPWTKLTPADKAAIRKELNEFKSSEMEVHEESRIYTRFHRP, encoded by the exons ATGGCCTGCTGCTTCCACACCCTTCGACATGACAGCTGGATCCCAG ATGATGAAAGCAGCCACCAGCACAATAGCACAGGGAGTGAAGGGGGCGATAGCACTCCTCCCCCCAAGCGCAAGGGCAAGTTGTCTACACTGGGCAAGATCTTCAAACCTTGGAAatggagaaagaagaaaagcagcGAGAAGTTTAAGGAAACTTCAGAAG TTTTGGAAAGAAAGATGTCGATGAGAAGACCACGGGAGGAGCTGATCGAGCAGGGAGTCCTAAAGGAGCTTCCTGATAATG AGGCAGATGAGGCACATGGGTCCAAGCCACCATATGTGAAGAATGGCCACACGCTACCTGTAGGGGGCACCATTGGAAGTGGAAGTCGGGGAATTGAGTCAGTTCGGCCTACATCTGACTTGCAATTCAGAGTCAATCCGGAGCGCAGGGGTCGTGACCCCTCTGATGCTGAGCGACGTGCAATATCTAGCCAGGATGAATGCTGGAGAGGAGGCCGGGTTGCAGTAGATGAGTGGAAGCCAAGTGTGGGCTGGCAGGGAGAGGAAATAAAGCATGGAGGCagaatccacacagacacagagagaaagccCGGTCTGATCAAAGCCCCTTCAGAGGATGGCAGAAGAACTCGCCCTGAGGTCGATTGGAAGCCCAGCCTTCCCCGACACTCATCCGCTGAGGAGGGCAGAGGAAGGAGAG AATCGGACAGCAGTCACTATATTCCTGACCCTGAGACTCTGAGGGATACTCTGCGAGAGCCTCTGCCCCCTAAGCAGACCATTATGACCCCCAAATGGCTGATGAGCTCCACCGCAGAATGTGGCACTGATGTCTTGCCACACACACCCGTCCACAGCCCTGCAACCTCATTCTCTACCTCCGGCTCCTCCAGCTCTCCGTCGTCCTCTGTTCCCGGCGCAACCGCAAAGACCCTGCGGATGGCCCCGTCTGCTGTGGCCAGCGTGCCCCTGGCATCCTCTTTCACCCAGTCCTCCACCCAAGGGTTAATGCCAGCACAGCATGCTAGGCAGCCCCCACTCCCTCCACCCAAACCAGTCAACCGCACCACCAACGCTGCTATGCTGG CTTCCACCCTTCAAGGGGGTGATCCCTTTCCCCTCTACTGGTCCTGCTGGAAGCGTGAGGCTGACTATGATGTCTACCTGTCACTGCCCGTGTACTTATGCCGGCGGGCAGGAGGTGGGCGCACAG CTGAACTCACACAGGTTGTAGGAAGTGCCAACCCAGCTCAAGCTAAGCCATCGCCACCTATGCCCCCCAAGAGAACCACGCCGGTCACAAAGCGCCACACTGAGAACTCCACCCTTTCCATCTCCTCTCTGCCCTCAATGCTCTCTCCTGAGGACAGGGCAAATATCCCAGGAGGGTTCCCGCTGCCCCCGCCGCCACCGTCCCCACCTCTCCCCACGCACATCCCACCCTCGCCTCCTCGAGGACACCCTCACCAGCTCTTCCACCAACACTCCTACCCTCATCCTCTCCCCGACCCACTACCTGTCCATTTTGACCCTCCGAGCCCGCAGGAAGAGCTGCCTACACGTCAAGCCCCGGTACCCCTGCACATCATGATCCAGCGTGCACTGATCAGCCCCGGAGCTGCCCTGCCTCACCTGGATGCCTCCCACCGTGCCCACTCTCTGCTGTTTGAAACCCCTCCAGAGTACCAAGGATCTCGCCCGCTGCCGGTCACCATCCAGcctttaaaaat gGCTGAAGATGACTACtctgatgaagaggaagaagaggaggaagatgatgaagaagaggaagaggaggaggaggatgaagatgagccacctcctgaacacctccctcccCCTCAAATTCAGCCAGAGCTGGAGCCTCGCAGCCGCCGGTGCCTAGTGGGTGATGTGAACATCCGAATTATGCCAGAGGGATCAGACagcagtgaggaagaggagagagaggaagatcaGCAGGCTGATGAGAGCGACTCAGATGGCCCTGTGCTTTACAAAGAGGAGGAATCGGATGAAGAGGACGACAGTCCACCGA GTAGTCTGGCCAGCAGGGTGAAGAGGAAGGACACTTTGGCTCTGAAGCTGAGCAGTCGGCCTTCAGCCCCAGACAGACAGGCTCCTGAGAGGCAGACCAGAATGGAGTACACAGGTCTGTCGTGGCAGAGCAAAGAGCAGTGGGAGGCCATCCGCACACAGATTGGCACAGCACTCACACG ACGACTGAGCCAGAGGCCCACCGCTGAGGAGCTGGAACAGAGAAACATTCTCCAGC CCAAAAATGAAGCTGATCGGCAGGCAGAAGTTCGGGAGATCAAACGCAGGCTCACCAGAAAG